One Acutalibacter muris DNA window includes the following coding sequences:
- the arfA gene encoding arabinosylfuranosidase ArfA, with protein MDTKFARLTLDPDFQISRIDKRVYGSFVEHLGRAVYGGVYQPGHGSADEEGFRRDVLDLVRELQVPIVRYPGGNFVSNFYWEDSVGPVSERPRRLELAWRSTETNEVGVNEFARWAKKAGTELMMAVNLGTRGIDAACGLLEYCNHPSGTKYSDLRIAHGVKEPHNIKTWCLGNEMDGPWQVGHKTAREYGRLADETAKALRQIDPTVELVVCGSSNTGMATYPQWEATVLEEAYNSVDYISLHTYYGNRLNDTANFLAYSDDMDHFIRTVISTCDFVKAKKRGKKDIMLSFDEWNVWFHSDAADSDTMGNRPWSVAPHLLEDQYNFEDALLVGLMLITLIKHSDRVRMACLAQLVNVIAPIMTEEDGPAWRQTIYYPYLHASKYGRGVALNTALRSSRHDTREFTDVTDVEAAAVWNDEAEELTVFAVNRDLEDSITLETDLRGFAGYELTEHIVLEHGDFKAVNSAAAETVAPHTVTDRDELDGGLLKSRLAPASWNVIRLKKRK; from the coding sequence ATGGATACAAAATTTGCCCGCCTGACCCTGGACCCGGATTTTCAGATAAGCCGCATCGACAAGCGCGTGTACGGCTCCTTTGTGGAGCACCTGGGCCGTGCGGTGTACGGCGGCGTGTATCAACCCGGGCATGGCTCTGCCGATGAGGAGGGCTTCAGAAGGGACGTGCTGGACCTGGTGCGGGAGCTTCAGGTGCCCATTGTGCGCTATCCCGGTGGCAACTTCGTCTCAAACTTCTACTGGGAGGACAGCGTGGGCCCGGTTTCGGAGCGCCCCCGCCGCCTGGAGCTGGCATGGCGCAGCACCGAGACCAACGAGGTGGGTGTGAACGAGTTTGCCCGCTGGGCAAAGAAGGCCGGCACGGAGCTGATGATGGCGGTGAATCTGGGCACCCGGGGCATCGACGCAGCCTGCGGCCTTCTGGAATACTGCAATCACCCCTCGGGCACCAAGTACAGCGACCTGCGCATAGCCCACGGGGTGAAGGAGCCCCACAATATCAAAACCTGGTGCCTGGGCAACGAGATGGACGGCCCCTGGCAGGTGGGTCATAAGACCGCCCGGGAGTACGGCCGTCTGGCCGACGAGACCGCCAAGGCCCTTCGGCAGATAGACCCCACGGTGGAACTGGTAGTCTGCGGCAGCTCCAATACCGGCATGGCCACCTACCCCCAGTGGGAGGCCACGGTGCTGGAGGAGGCCTATAACAGCGTGGACTATATCTCCCTGCACACCTACTACGGCAACAGGCTTAACGACACCGCCAACTTCCTGGCCTACTCTGACGATATGGACCATTTTATCAGGACAGTTATCTCCACCTGCGACTTTGTTAAAGCAAAGAAGCGGGGCAAAAAGGATATCATGCTCAGCTTCGACGAGTGGAACGTCTGGTTCCACAGCGACGCGGCGGACAGCGACACCATGGGCAACCGCCCCTGGTCCGTGGCCCCGCATCTGCTGGAGGACCAGTACAACTTCGAGGACGCGCTCTTAGTAGGTCTTATGCTCATAACCCTCATCAAGCACAGCGACCGTGTGCGCATGGCCTGTCTTGCCCAGCTGGTGAACGTGATAGCCCCCATCATGACCGAGGAGGACGGCCCCGCCTGGCGGCAGACCATCTACTACCCCTATCTGCACGCGTCAAAATATGGCCGTGGCGTGGCTCTGAACACCGCCCTTCGCTCCTCAAGGCACGACACCAGGGAGTTCACCGACGTGACGGACGTGGAGGCCGCCGCCGTGTGGAACGACGAGGCGGAGGAGCTAACCGTTTTCGCCGTGAACCGGGATTTAGAGGACAGCATAACCCTTGAGACCGACCTGCGAGGCTTTGCGGGCTATGAGCTTACAGAGCATATCGTCCTTGAGCATGGAGATTTCAAGGCCGTGAACTCGGCGGCGGCAGAGACGGTGGCTCCACACACTGTCACTGACCGGGACGAGTTGGACGGTGGTCTGCTCAAATCCAGGCTTGCGCCTGCCTCCTGGAACGTGATACGCCTGAAGAAAAGAAAGTAA
- a CDS encoding MerR family transcriptional regulator — translation MTDVVKIREVTERYNIPARTLRYYEDMGLIESARVADYAYRLYDQRALKRLEQILILRKPNISIKDIQLIFQAAGSDTVLDVLGRKVEDINHEVALLRDLRDIILEFIEQIRKMDFSSDSDVKLLYERTATVETRIEDIPYEGNASKVNRLFDISEKLKKAPEVRLVQINPFKAFTSGADTIENVMGPFQEWQEAHNHLVKKMIYGAPDFLWFEEDRATWIWAVEDGVTAEEVAPYELIEFEGGLYAAAMSVDGDDDIGNRVHAGILKWIEDSGFELDERPGHRTMGHMLNPTEEIKRALGYDQMDLYVPVKVREKGNGTAD, via the coding sequence ATGACAGACGTAGTAAAAATCAGGGAGGTCACGGAGCGGTACAATATCCCCGCGCGCACACTTAGGTACTATGAGGACATGGGGCTTATCGAGAGCGCCCGGGTGGCGGATTACGCCTACCGGCTGTACGACCAGCGGGCGCTTAAACGGCTGGAGCAGATATTGATCCTCAGAAAGCCGAACATCAGCATCAAGGATATCCAGCTGATCTTCCAGGCCGCCGGGTCGGACACTGTCCTGGACGTGCTAGGAAGGAAGGTAGAGGACATCAACCACGAGGTAGCCCTGCTCCGGGACCTGCGGGACATAATCCTGGAGTTCATCGAGCAGATAAGAAAGATGGATTTCAGCAGCGACTCCGATGTGAAGCTGCTCTATGAGCGGACCGCCACGGTGGAGACCCGCATAGAGGATATCCCCTACGAGGGCAACGCCTCCAAGGTGAACCGGCTGTTTGACATCTCTGAGAAGCTCAAAAAGGCCCCGGAGGTGCGCCTTGTACAGATAAACCCCTTCAAGGCCTTTACCTCCGGCGCGGATACCATCGAAAACGTGATGGGCCCCTTTCAGGAGTGGCAGGAGGCACACAACCATCTGGTGAAGAAGATGATATACGGCGCGCCGGATTTCCTCTGGTTCGAGGAGGACAGGGCCACCTGGATATGGGCGGTGGAGGACGGTGTCACGGCAGAGGAGGTGGCCCCCTATGAGCTCATCGAGTTTGAGGGCGGGCTCTATGCCGCGGCCATGTCGGTGGACGGTGACGACGACATCGGCAACCGGGTCCACGCAGGCATCCTCAAGTGGATAGAGGACAGCGGCTTTGAGCTGGACGAGCGGCCGGGGCACAGGACCATGGGGCATATGCTGAACCCCACGGAGGAGATCAAAAGGGCGCTGGGGTATGACCAGATGGACCTGTACGTGCCGGTAAAGGTCCGGGAAAAAGGGAACGGCACGGCAGACTGA